A window of the Desulforapulum autotrophicum HRM2 genome harbors these coding sequences:
- a CDS encoding metallophosphoesterase family protein, producing the protein MVKFIHTADIHLDSPLKGLEVHDDAPVEEIRGATRRAFDNLIDLALEEEVDFILIAGDLYDGDWKDYNTGLFFSARMGKLSKSGIKVFIVSGNHDAASQLTKTMPLPDNVTLFSPRKPQSVKLDDIGVIIHGQSYSHRAVTENLASQYPQYDSNYFNIGLLHTSLTGREGHEDYAPCTMDDLKSKGYDYWALGHVHTREIISEDPWIVFPGNIQGRHIKETGAKGASLVSVEDGRIVKVEAFELDVLRWAVCQVDLSECETCEKIYDVVRQALEQALDQVDGKPLAIRLILTGSCPVHGKLLDQTTQWTEGFRSIAVQSGEMWLETVKFQTTRKVSLEEMFGEDNPIAGLLKSVQQIELDGETLFRLVPELSALKNKLPAEIQTGDESFLDPSPDKMEGLRNEIQELLIAKLLQHGGAK; encoded by the coding sequence ATGGTCAAATTTATCCACACAGCAGATATACACCTCGACAGCCCATTAAAAGGGCTTGAGGTCCATGATGATGCCCCGGTTGAGGAAATTCGTGGGGCTACGAGGCGAGCGTTTGACAATTTGATTGACCTGGCCCTAGAGGAAGAAGTTGACTTTATACTAATTGCCGGTGATCTTTATGATGGTGATTGGAAGGACTACAACACCGGTCTCTTTTTTTCGGCCCGGATGGGTAAATTGTCCAAATCCGGGATAAAAGTATTTATTGTTTCTGGAAATCACGATGCAGCCAGTCAGTTGACCAAGACGATGCCATTGCCTGACAATGTGACTCTTTTTTCTCCCAGAAAGCCTCAATCTGTAAAACTTGATGACATTGGTGTCATCATCCATGGCCAGAGTTATTCCCATCGTGCTGTAACTGAAAACCTTGCCTCTCAATATCCCCAGTACGATTCTAACTATTTTAACATCGGTTTACTTCACACATCCCTGACGGGTCGAGAAGGCCATGAGGATTATGCACCATGTACGATGGATGATCTCAAGTCCAAAGGTTATGATTATTGGGCTTTGGGACATGTTCACACGAGAGAAATTATTTCTGAAGACCCCTGGATTGTCTTTCCAGGCAATATTCAGGGCCGTCATATTAAAGAAACTGGCGCTAAGGGCGCTTCACTGGTGAGTGTGGAGGATGGCCGTATTGTCAAGGTTGAAGCGTTTGAACTGGATGTGCTTCGCTGGGCCGTCTGCCAGGTGGATTTGTCTGAGTGCGAAACTTGCGAAAAAATTTATGATGTGGTTCGCCAAGCCTTAGAACAGGCGCTTGACCAGGTTGACGGTAAGCCCCTTGCCATACGGCTCATTTTGACAGGTTCCTGTCCTGTCCATGGCAAACTGCTTGACCAGACAACACAGTGGACAGAGGGGTTTCGTAGTATTGCTGTTCAATCTGGAGAAATGTGGTTAGAGACGGTGAAGTTTCAGACAACCCGCAAGGTGAGCCTTGAAGAAATGTTTGGGGAAGATAATCCCATTGCTGGTTTGTTAAAGTCGGTTCAACAGATTGAATTGGATGGAGAGACCCTTTTTAGACTGGTGCCTGAGTTATCTGCTTTGAAAAATAAATTACCTGCTGAGATCCAAACCGGGGACGAATCCTTTCTGGATCCATCTCCTGATAAAATGGAGGGGTTGCGTAATGAAATTCAGGAACTTTTGATTGCCAAACTTCTTCAACATGGCGGTGCTAAATGA
- a CDS encoding dihydrolipoyl dehydrogenase, whose translation MTREVDVAIIGAGTAGLTAQEIVVEKTDNYVIIDDGPLGTTCARVGCMPSKALIAVADDFHKRLFFDEYGISGAKALRPVYSRIMARVRMLRDEFSGGVIHEMSPFMDKLIRKRARFIDPNTLDLGDERIRARRIIIATGSKPWIPERWQPYRDLIIDTDQFFELEDLPGKMAVFGLGPLGIELGQALHRLGVEIIAFSRRKTAGGLTDPDLQTYAFDHFSKEMNIKLGTADIRCKSESGVVVGCESGEWTVDRILLATGRRPNVQGLGLENLGVKLDDRGLPAFDPGTLQIKGLPVFLAGDVNGQKPILHEAADDGNIAGYNATADTTSCFKKRIPLTITFSSPDIAIAGLSHRELTDLGVEFVTGNASWEKLGRARMILGKASGIARIYADKKDGRLLGAELMAPAGEHMAHLLSWAIGAGLTAADALAMPFYHPVPEEALRSALGQILKQTDDPPPDTPLEFCRKSSS comes from the coding sequence ATGACCAGAGAAGTTGATGTGGCCATTATTGGTGCCGGAACTGCCGGCTTAACTGCCCAGGAAATTGTCGTGGAGAAAACCGACAACTACGTGATCATTGACGATGGTCCTTTGGGCACCACCTGTGCCCGGGTGGGATGCATGCCGTCCAAGGCGCTCATTGCCGTGGCAGACGATTTTCACAAGCGCCTTTTTTTTGATGAATACGGCATTTCAGGGGCAAAGGCCCTCAGGCCCGTTTATTCCCGGATCATGGCCCGGGTGCGCATGCTCCGGGACGAGTTTTCCGGCGGCGTTATTCATGAAATGTCACCCTTCATGGACAAGTTGATCCGAAAGCGTGCCAGGTTTATCGATCCCAATACCCTGGACCTGGGAGACGAGAGAATACGGGCCAGGCGCATTATTATAGCCACAGGTTCAAAACCATGGATTCCGGAACGCTGGCAGCCCTACAGGGACCTTATCATTGATACGGACCAGTTTTTTGAACTTGAAGATTTGCCTGGGAAAATGGCGGTCTTTGGCCTGGGTCCCCTTGGTATCGAACTGGGGCAGGCCCTGCACCGCCTGGGGGTGGAAATCATTGCCTTTAGCCGACGCAAAACTGCAGGTGGCCTGACTGACCCTGACCTTCAGACCTATGCCTTTGATCATTTCTCAAAGGAGATGAACATCAAGCTGGGTACGGCCGATATCCGCTGCAAGTCGGAAAGTGGAGTTGTTGTGGGATGCGAAAGCGGAGAATGGACGGTTGACCGGATATTATTGGCCACAGGGCGCCGCCCCAATGTCCAGGGGCTTGGCCTGGAGAATCTGGGCGTAAAACTGGATGACAGAGGGCTTCCTGCCTTTGATCCGGGTACCCTTCAGATCAAGGGCCTGCCCGTATTCCTGGCAGGAGATGTCAACGGACAAAAGCCCATCCTCCACGAAGCCGCTGATGACGGCAATATTGCCGGATACAACGCCACGGCTGACACCACCTCCTGTTTTAAAAAACGCATCCCGCTGACCATTACCTTTTCCTCTCCGGACATTGCCATTGCAGGGCTTTCCCACAGGGAATTGACTGACCTGGGAGTTGAGTTTGTAACGGGCAACGCCTCATGGGAGAAACTTGGACGGGCCAGGATGATCCTGGGCAAGGCCTCGGGCATTGCACGGATCTACGCGGATAAAAAGGACGGCAGGCTTTTGGGGGCAGAACTTATGGCACCGGCCGGCGAGCACATGGCCCATCTTTTATCCTGGGCCATAGGTGCCGGTCTGACTGCGGCGGATGCCCTGGCCATGCCCTTTTACCATCCGGTTCCCGAGGAGGCCTTAAGGTCTGCTCTGGGCCAGATTTTAAAGCAGACGGACGATCCTCCCCCTGATACTCCGTTGGAATTCTGCCGGAAATCCAGTTCATAG
- a CDS encoding EFR1 family ferrodoxin (N-terminal region resembles flavodoxins. C-terminal ferrodoxin region binds two 4Fe-4S clusters.), with the protein MNKKINTLYFSATGTTEKIVTGIAEKIAENYGGKNAVSNIDFTLPEARKKTFSFDKDTIVVAGIPVYAGRVPNLLLKFLNTISGNGATAVAVVLYGNRDYDDALIEFKDILDTNGFNVIAGGAFIGEHSFSTTLGANRPDEQDMAAMADFAAKIIDKTKSPGESSSVVVKGNKPYREYYRPKDQNGNPVNILKVTPKTNSDCIDCKLCSEVCPMGSIDSDDVSKITGICIKCCACVKKCPVGAKYFDDENYLRHKHELEVGYTGTRREPEYFV; encoded by the coding sequence ATGAACAAGAAAATAAATACACTGTATTTCAGCGCAACAGGAACAACTGAAAAAATTGTAACCGGTATTGCGGAGAAGATTGCGGAAAATTACGGCGGGAAAAATGCGGTCAGCAATATTGACTTTACACTGCCGGAAGCCCGAAAGAAAACTTTTTCCTTTGACAAGGATACTATTGTTGTTGCGGGTATTCCGGTTTACGCTGGACGCGTACCTAATCTTCTGCTGAAATTTTTAAACACAATTTCCGGTAACGGGGCAACGGCCGTTGCCGTAGTTCTCTACGGAAACCGTGACTATGATGATGCGTTAATCGAGTTCAAGGACATTCTGGATACGAATGGTTTTAATGTTATAGCCGGTGGCGCATTTATAGGCGAGCATTCTTTTTCAACCACGCTCGGGGCCAACAGGCCCGATGAACAGGATATGGCCGCAATGGCTGATTTTGCTGCTAAAATAATTGATAAAACAAAGTCTCCGGGTGAAAGTTCTTCTGTTGTGGTAAAAGGAAATAAACCTTACAGAGAATATTATCGACCTAAAGATCAAAACGGTAATCCAGTAAATATCCTTAAGGTTACCCCCAAAACAAACAGCGATTGCATCGACTGCAAGCTTTGCTCAGAAGTTTGTCCAATGGGGTCAATTGATTCAGACGATGTTTCCAAAATAACAGGCATTTGCATTAAGTGCTGCGCCTGCGTTAAAAAATGTCCTGTTGGGGCGAAATATTTTGATGATGAAAATTATTTGCGGCACAAACATGAACTGGAGGTTGGGTATACCGGTACGCGGCGGGAACCGGAATATTTTGTATAG
- a CDS encoding NAD(P)/FAD-dependent oxidoreductase, protein MDRNATQYLIVGGSAAGMAAAHTIRSHDPMAPVTVLTDETDKPYFRPMIPFVVSGKKKSQDMAMEGCGPYVGKDIFVKTDSRVVSVDTDSHRVFLENNQVFNYGKILFATGSRPFIPPDIKGTESNGVFALRTLAHARKMNARAAQTQHAVLLGGGLLNLKAAFALLERGIKVTLVVYSPQVLSQLMDAEDAVLIRNALDDAGLEIRTGTAAVEIESDNSGVRGIVLDDHTKISCQMVCIGKGVRPNVEFLENSKIKLEKGIVADIHTACSQSDTFAAGDVAVTHDPVSGKPVMTALWTNAVEMGRCAGLNMAGLPTAYAGTFGILNATQIANMPFVSMGLVHTKDLDCEIFRSGGQGSFRKMVFSSDGRHLIGMVLIGDISNAGLYRHVIQGKKLVEKFKHHIIGHNLHWGHFIK, encoded by the coding sequence GTGGACCGGAATGCCACCCAATATTTAATCGTCGGAGGCAGTGCCGCCGGAATGGCTGCGGCACATACCATCAGAAGCCATGACCCCATGGCGCCTGTAACCGTACTAACGGATGAAACAGATAAACCCTACTTCAGGCCCATGATCCCCTTTGTCGTCTCTGGGAAAAAAAAATCACAGGACATGGCAATGGAAGGATGTGGACCCTATGTGGGGAAAGATATCTTTGTTAAAACAGACAGCCGGGTCGTTTCTGTGGATACGGATTCACATAGGGTATTCTTGGAAAATAATCAGGTTTTTAATTACGGAAAAATCCTGTTTGCCACAGGCAGTCGTCCCTTTATTCCGCCGGATATCAAGGGAACCGAATCAAACGGCGTGTTTGCCTTGAGGACACTCGCCCATGCAAGAAAGATGAACGCAAGGGCGGCTCAGACGCAACACGCTGTCCTATTGGGCGGTGGATTGCTTAACCTCAAGGCTGCCTTTGCCCTCCTTGAGAGGGGAATAAAGGTTACACTTGTGGTGTATTCTCCCCAGGTCCTGTCACAACTTATGGATGCTGAAGATGCTGTATTGATACGCAATGCTTTGGATGATGCCGGTCTTGAAATAAGGACCGGGACTGCTGCCGTCGAAATTGAGTCAGACAACAGCGGGGTTAGAGGGATTGTCCTGGATGATCATACCAAAATTTCCTGCCAGATGGTCTGTATCGGCAAGGGGGTGCGGCCCAATGTTGAATTCCTTGAAAACAGCAAAATCAAACTGGAAAAGGGGATTGTTGCAGACATCCATACGGCCTGCAGTCAGTCAGACACTTTTGCAGCAGGAGATGTAGCCGTTACCCACGACCCTGTATCTGGAAAGCCGGTTATGACAGCCCTTTGGACCAATGCTGTAGAGATGGGACGCTGTGCCGGATTGAATATGGCAGGGCTGCCAACCGCCTATGCCGGAACCTTTGGTATTTTAAATGCAACCCAGATTGCAAACATGCCTTTTGTTTCCATGGGGCTGGTGCATACAAAGGATCTGGATTGTGAAATATTCAGGTCCGGGGGCCAAGGTTCTTTTAGAAAAATGGTTTTCAGCTCTGATGGACGCCATCTCATTGGAATGGTTCTTATTGGTGATATCTCCAATGCCGGGCTTTACCGCCACGTGATCCAGGGAAAAAAGCTTGTGGAAAAATTTAAGCACCATATAATCGGCCATAACCTTCATTGGGGACATTTTATAAAATAG
- a CDS encoding alpha/beta fold hydrolase: protein MKKYLLILILAFAVISPAFAGDTIKYNKELDGFNYPFEVNTFKFNSQNQDLRMRYMDIGDRDAQKVIVLIHGKNFSGYYWERVAKDLLKRKYRVIMPDQIGFGKSSKPESYQYSFGQLALNTKSLLDNLNIKKFDLVGHSMGGMLATTFAVNYPELVNKLILINPLGLEDYGRYVEFKDINFFYERELAKTLDNARNYQKKNYYDGKWSSEYEKLLIPLDGMLAGEDWKIVAWNNALTYGPIFSENMVDKFSQIQSETFLIIGTRDKTGPGRGWLKKGVTRKLGEYKTLGKNAKNMIKGSILIELDGLGHMPQYENYDVFIKAFYQAIDA, encoded by the coding sequence ATGAAAAAGTATCTTTTGATTTTGATTTTGGCTTTTGCTGTGATTTCACCAGCATTTGCTGGGGATACCATTAAGTATAATAAAGAGTTGGATGGATTTAATTACCCATTTGAAGTCAACACATTTAAGTTTAATTCTCAAAATCAAGATTTGAGAATGCGATATATGGATATTGGAGACAGGGATGCACAAAAAGTAATTGTTTTAATACATGGTAAGAATTTTTCAGGCTACTATTGGGAAAGAGTTGCAAAAGATCTTTTAAAGAGGAAATACAGGGTGATAATGCCTGATCAAATTGGCTTTGGTAAATCCTCAAAGCCAGAGTCCTACCAATATAGCTTTGGGCAGTTAGCGTTAAATACCAAATCCTTGTTGGATAATTTAAATATTAAAAAATTTGATCTTGTAGGCCACTCCATGGGGGGGATGTTGGCAACCACTTTTGCTGTGAATTATCCTGAACTGGTTAATAAACTGATTTTGATTAACCCTCTTGGTTTAGAAGACTATGGAAGGTATGTAGAATTCAAAGACATTAACTTCTTTTATGAAAGAGAGCTTGCCAAAACACTCGATAATGCTAGAAACTATCAAAAAAAGAATTATTATGATGGAAAATGGTCAAGCGAATATGAGAAGCTTTTAATCCCTTTAGACGGAATGCTTGCTGGGGAAGATTGGAAAATTGTTGCTTGGAATAATGCGTTAACTTATGGCCCCATTTTTTCAGAGAATATGGTGGATAAATTTTCACAAATTCAAAGTGAAACTTTTTTGATCATTGGTACCAGAGATAAAACTGGACCTGGTAGAGGCTGGTTAAAAAAAGGTGTGACGAGAAAGTTAGGAGAATATAAAACACTCGGAAAAAATGCTAAAAATATGATTAAAGGTTCAATACTCATTGAATTGGATGGACTAGGCCATATGCCGCAGTATGAAAACTATGACGTTTTTATTAAAGCTTTTTATCAGGCGATTGATGCATAA
- a CDS encoding YbhB/YbcL family Raf kinase inhibitor-like protein — translation MGFAPTKMQVKSDVFEHDTLIPSRFTGEGEDVSPALSWENPPGGTKAFAVICHDPDAPLVTSRGTYGFVHWVLYNIPGDVTHLDEGTHLYTSGITDFGKTGYNGPMPPNGHGLHNYYFWVLALDKAVALEQGLNMWQLLEKVEPYLLGMNRLTGRYKRD, via the coding sequence ATGGGTTTTGCACCGACAAAAATGCAGGTAAAAAGTGATGTATTTGAACATGATACTTTGATACCGTCCAGGTTTACTGGAGAAGGAGAAGATGTTTCCCCGGCGTTGTCATGGGAAAACCCGCCTGGGGGAACAAAGGCCTTTGCCGTTATCTGTCACGACCCGGATGCACCGTTGGTAACCAGCAGAGGCACCTATGGTTTTGTTCACTGGGTTCTGTATAATATTCCCGGAGATGTGACACATCTGGATGAAGGTACCCATTTGTATACCAGCGGTATTACTGATTTTGGAAAAACCGGCTATAACGGCCCCATGCCGCCAAACGGGCACGGCCTGCACAATTATTATTTCTGGGTCCTGGCACTGGATAAGGCCGTGGCACTGGAACAGGGTCTGAACATGTGGCAGTTGTTAGAAAAGGTAGAGCCATACCTTCTCGGAATGAACCGGCTTACTGGGCGTTATAAAAGGGATTAA
- a CDS encoding AAA family ATPase, with translation MKRLDLKAFGPFTEKPPLEFNSKEPGLHIIFGSNEAGKSSSLRALKALLYGFPQQTPDNFIHNYDHLLVGGCLENSAGEEIVFQRRKKRLNDVINGAGDALDLDVLTPFLNGVEPEMFESLYGIDHDTLVQGGEEILAQKGEVGQALFAAGAGISSLREVIDQLEKEAMTLFKSAGQLPEINKAVKRFKELQKEIRIVSLSSKAWKDHTKALKTAEEERHNLEKERDQNNKELQRLDRLVKAIPELASLKSLQDQQSALGRVILLPPDFTERYQQAGQEIREANQHLQKDTDYQEKLEAKRKSISFNNDLLSQAQRVDDFHQRLGEYRKGQKDIPVRNGMRISLRREAAALLKQIRPDLSLESVETLRPVLFKKKTIQTLSSQYESINQQFTLAQKKLASAKQENKDLNKDITAFPVVKESLALVQTVKLAQKAGDIDGQLEKSKTDVEVNKKECLAEIKRVGLWSGDLAALMGLPLPLFETVQQFEKRYSEITEKKREFQKELKTAEKDLKHIRVEVKKAVYAGAVPSEKDLSLTREKRDQGWQLIRREWLDQEDITQASKSYNLERSLPEAYEGYVEQADIISDRLRREADRVANVASLRAQEEALGEVMAANKKEMLELELNAEELHESWRLAWQPSEIIPLSPKEMIGWLAEIDKLRFMVRDNFKKEQEIEKDVQYRKKLKQALQDELNLIGIEGTPTGEELGPVLIFAETALDRLVRQKSDFDKLKERQEQTEKAYSQAEEDLKETQDALTAWQKQWKKAFLDLGLRGGVSTIEAMDLIETLQNCFEKLKEADDLKKRIDGIERDAAELKAEVNVLLGKVAPAMLNSPLDQAILELRIMLSQAQRDSTLYDKLSEEIDSLKKEVSTAEKAFQNARKQMDELLGIAKCEKPEELAAVISKFMEYKRLQEKISDTEAILAKICAGVQLEEIVRQSAAVDADELPGLIESLVRDVEERINPGINEISQRIGEENTKLAAMDGSSKAAEIAEKMEQELTRIRRLAERYSLLKLASKVLQQEIERYREENQDPVLKIASGYFNHLTMGSFVGLRTDVDDKGGPILVGVRPDNLRLTVEKMSSGTRDQLFLALRLATLEWRLEANEPMPFIVDDILINFDDERSRATLEVLAALSKKNQVILFTHHRQIVEEAKTIKGNDIVHIHEL, from the coding sequence TTGAAACGTCTCGATTTGAAGGCCTTTGGTCCTTTTACAGAAAAGCCACCCCTGGAATTTAATTCTAAAGAGCCAGGGCTTCATATCATTTTTGGCTCAAATGAAGCAGGAAAAAGTAGCTCCCTAAGAGCCCTGAAGGCGTTATTGTATGGTTTTCCCCAACAGACCCCTGATAATTTCATTCATAATTATGATCATTTATTAGTCGGCGGCTGCCTTGAAAACAGTGCAGGAGAAGAGATCGTTTTCCAACGTCGGAAAAAACGTCTCAATGATGTCATTAACGGGGCAGGGGATGCACTTGATTTGGATGTTTTAACTCCATTCCTCAATGGTGTTGAACCAGAAATGTTTGAATCTCTCTATGGAATTGATCATGATACTCTGGTCCAGGGGGGGGAAGAAATTCTTGCCCAGAAGGGGGAGGTGGGGCAAGCTCTGTTTGCCGCCGGTGCTGGTATATCCTCTTTACGGGAGGTCATCGATCAGCTTGAAAAAGAGGCGATGACTCTGTTCAAATCAGCAGGTCAATTGCCTGAGATCAATAAGGCCGTCAAAAGGTTTAAGGAACTGCAGAAAGAAATTAGAATAGTTAGTCTTTCTTCCAAGGCCTGGAAAGATCACACCAAAGCCCTGAAAACTGCTGAGGAAGAGCGGCACAATTTGGAGAAAGAACGAGATCAAAATAATAAAGAATTGCAGCGTCTTGATCGACTGGTGAAGGCCATTCCTGAACTGGCATCTTTGAAATCCTTGCAGGACCAGCAATCGGCATTGGGAAGGGTCATTTTGTTACCCCCTGATTTTACCGAAAGATACCAGCAGGCTGGCCAGGAAATTCGTGAGGCCAACCAGCATTTACAAAAAGATACCGACTACCAGGAGAAACTTGAAGCAAAGCGCAAGTCTATTTCGTTTAATAATGATCTCTTAAGCCAGGCACAAAGGGTGGATGATTTTCATCAGCGCCTCGGTGAATACCGCAAGGGCCAAAAGGATATTCCGGTAAGGAATGGTATGCGAATCAGTCTCCGTAGAGAGGCTGCCGCTTTACTAAAACAGATTAGACCGGATTTGAGTTTGGAGTCGGTTGAAACGTTAAGACCGGTACTTTTTAAAAAAAAGACCATTCAGACATTGAGTTCGCAATATGAGTCAATAAACCAGCAATTCACACTGGCCCAAAAGAAGCTTGCATCTGCAAAACAGGAAAACAAAGATTTAAACAAAGATATAACTGCCTTTCCTGTTGTAAAGGAATCCCTGGCGCTTGTTCAAACGGTAAAACTGGCTCAAAAAGCTGGGGATATTGATGGGCAGTTGGAAAAAAGTAAAACTGATGTTGAAGTCAATAAAAAAGAATGTCTTGCCGAGATTAAGCGGGTGGGGCTTTGGTCTGGTGATTTAGCCGCACTCATGGGACTTCCGTTACCGCTTTTTGAAACTGTTCAGCAGTTTGAAAAAAGATACAGCGAAATTACTGAAAAAAAGCGTGAGTTTCAAAAAGAACTGAAAACAGCTGAAAAAGATCTTAAACATATTCGGGTTGAAGTCAAAAAGGCAGTGTATGCAGGAGCCGTTCCTTCAGAGAAAGATTTGAGTCTAACCCGTGAAAAACGGGACCAGGGTTGGCAATTGATTCGGCGAGAATGGCTTGATCAAGAGGACATCACCCAAGCGAGTAAGTCTTATAATCTTGAACGATCGCTTCCTGAGGCTTACGAAGGATATGTGGAGCAGGCAGATATTATTTCAGACCGACTACGCAGGGAGGCAGACAGGGTAGCAAATGTAGCATCTTTGAGAGCACAGGAAGAGGCTCTTGGGGAGGTCATGGCAGCGAATAAAAAAGAGATGCTGGAATTGGAACTTAACGCAGAAGAACTTCATGAATCCTGGCGTTTGGCGTGGCAGCCTTCTGAAATTATACCCCTGTCCCCAAAGGAAATGATCGGTTGGCTGGCTGAAATCGATAAGCTCCGTTTCATGGTGAGAGATAACTTCAAGAAGGAACAGGAAATCGAGAAGGATGTACAGTACCGAAAAAAACTTAAACAGGCATTACAAGATGAACTCAATTTGATTGGGATAGAGGGCACTCCCACCGGTGAAGAACTTGGACCTGTTTTGATTTTTGCAGAGACTGCCTTGGACAGACTTGTCAGGCAAAAGTCAGATTTTGACAAATTAAAAGAAAGACAAGAACAAACGGAAAAGGCTTATTCTCAGGCAGAGGAAGATCTTAAAGAAACCCAAGATGCCCTTACTGCCTGGCAGAAACAGTGGAAAAAAGCTTTTCTTGATTTGGGACTTAGGGGTGGAGTTTCCACCATTGAAGCAATGGATCTTATTGAAACGCTTCAAAATTGTTTTGAAAAATTGAAAGAGGCAGATGATCTTAAAAAGCGCATTGACGGTATTGAACGTGATGCGGCTGAACTGAAAGCAGAGGTAAATGTCCTGCTTGGGAAAGTAGCTCCTGCCATGCTGAATTCGCCGTTGGACCAGGCAATTCTGGAATTGCGAATAATGCTCAGCCAAGCGCAACGAGACAGTACACTGTATGACAAACTTTCTGAGGAGATCGATTCCTTAAAAAAAGAAGTCTCCACAGCTGAAAAAGCGTTTCAAAATGCAAGAAAACAGATGGATGAACTCCTTGGCATCGCTAAATGTGAAAAACCAGAAGAATTAGCAGCAGTAATATCCAAGTTCATGGAATATAAGCGGTTACAGGAGAAAATCTCTGATACCGAGGCAATCCTGGCCAAGATCTGTGCTGGCGTGCAGTTAGAAGAGATTGTCCGACAGTCGGCAGCCGTTGATGCCGATGAATTACCTGGATTGATTGAGTCTCTGGTTAGGGATGTTGAAGAAAGGATAAATCCTGGGATTAATGAAATATCCCAAAGAATTGGAGAGGAAAACACCAAACTTGCCGCCATGGATGGCAGCTCTAAGGCTGCTGAGATAGCCGAAAAAATGGAACAGGAACTCACCAGAATACGGCGGCTGGCTGAACGGTATTCTCTATTAAAATTGGCCTCCAAGGTTTTGCAGCAGGAAATAGAACGCTACAGAGAAGAGAATCAGGATCCGGTTTTGAAAATTGCTTCCGGGTATTTTAACCATCTGACCATGGGCTCCTTTGTCGGGTTACGTACCGATGTGGACGATAAAGGTGGACCCATTCTTGTGGGGGTGCGACCTGATAATTTGCGACTAACCGTGGAAAAAATGAGTTCAGGAACCCGTGATCAGCTTTTTCTTGCCCTACGCCTTGCAACTCTGGAGTGGCGTCTTGAAGCGAATGAACCCATGCCCTTTATTGTGGATGATATTCTAATAAACTTTGATGATGAACGTTCCCGAGCAACCCTTGAGGTTCTGGCTGCTTTATCCAAGAAAAATCAGGTGATCCTTTTTACACATCACAGGCAAATTGTAGAAGAAGCGAAAACGATTAAAGGGAATGATATTGTTCACATCCATGAGTTATGA
- a CDS encoding DUF3088 domain-containing protein codes for MGKYTLFMLNPWKEDDKGPFYCPDCGVVEGFFAYSPQIRQKIEIVLVDYPRPRKLVVESLGAENQGCPVLVLDDAAPGFEGTKKSFSTGKTFIDDARLICDYLGAVFDGVKPHP; via the coding sequence ATGGGAAAATATACGTTGTTCATGCTGAATCCATGGAAAGAAGACGATAAGGGTCCTTTTTATTGCCCGGACTGTGGTGTTGTAGAAGGCTTTTTTGCCTATTCCCCACAGATCAGGCAAAAAATTGAAATTGTTCTGGTTGATTATCCGCGGCCCCGTAAATTGGTGGTTGAATCCCTGGGCGCTGAAAATCAGGGGTGCCCGGTTCTGGTGCTCGACGATGCAGCCCCCGGGTTTGAGGGCACTAAAAAGAGTTTTTCAACGGGCAAAACCTTTATTGATGATGCCCGCTTGATTTGTGATTACCTGGGGGCTGTGTTTGATGGGGTTAAACCACATCCCTGA
- a CDS encoding DUF302 domain-containing protein, producing the protein MKNLIFTVLLMLSIVIPVEAADGVVDVQSTFSVKETADRMESILIKKGMTVFNRIKHSEGAGKVGIELRDTELIIFGNPKVGSPLMRCQQSVAIDLPQKALIWEDDKAKVWISYNDPSYLVRRHNIVGCEDVISKIEKVLASIAESASTK; encoded by the coding sequence ATGAAAAATTTAATTTTCACAGTATTGTTGATGTTATCCATTGTCATTCCTGTAGAGGCAGCAGATGGAGTGGTTGATGTACAAAGCACCTTTAGTGTAAAAGAAACCGCGGATCGAATGGAAAGCATCTTGATAAAGAAAGGAATGACTGTTTTCAATCGAATAAAGCATTCTGAAGGTGCTGGTAAAGTCGGTATAGAACTGCGTGATACAGAATTAATAATATTCGGGAATCCAAAGGTGGGAAGCCCTCTTATGCGATGTCAGCAAAGTGTTGCCATTGACTTACCCCAAAAAGCTTTAATTTGGGAAGATGATAAAGCTAAGGTCTGGATATCGTATAACGATCCAAGCTATTTAGTACGAAGACATAATATTGTCGGTTGCGAAGATGTCATCTCAAAAATAGAAAAGGTACTGGCGAGTATAGCCGAATCAGCATCAACGAAATAA